The Fusarium oxysporum f. sp. lycopersici 4287 chromosome 6, whole genome shotgun sequence DNA segment AGTACTAATAGCAGTACACGTGTACGTCCAGCCACGTATCGTGAGGCCGCTCAGAGCGACCTCGTGGTCATAACCGCTGCATCTAAACACACGTTAGGTAAGCGTCCAAGTATACTTGTTTTTGCTACAGGCTTATGGTTCTTTCAAGGGCAGACAACGGTTGACTATACGTCTCGGAACACTTCGATGATACGTGAGGTGATGGAGGCGATGAAACCTTTCCGACCTGACACGGTTTTGCTGGTTGTGGCAAATCCTGTTGACTTGCTAACATCCATCGCCAAAGACATGGCGGGACTTCCTTCGTCTCAGGTCATCGGCACCGGTACTACTCTCGACACTTATAGACTTCGTGGGATGGTTGCATCTCGTGCTTTGGTGAGTACCCGCGACTCTAACAAACGTCTCAATCTCTCTAATACAGCACCATTATAGGTATCACCGTCTGCTGTAGATGCATTCGTCGTGGGCCGTCACGGGGAAGACCAAGTAGTCACCTGGTCTTCAGCAAGCATTGGCGCGGTCCCTAATGCTGACGTACAAATGTTCAATGCTCTTGATCGCAATAGAATTGAACTAATCTGCAAGCGTCGATCGCAAAGTATCATACGGGGTAAAGGCTCTGCGCCGTTCGGGATTGCTTCAGTCGCTGCTAATTTGTGCTGTTCTGTTATCTTGGACAAGCGTGCGGTATACCCCGTTAGTCACTTTCAAGAGCAGTATGGATGTTGTCTCAGTATGCCTGCTGTTATTGGAANNNNNNNNNNNNNNNNNNNNNNNNNNNNNNNNNNNNNNNNNNNNNNNNNNNNNNNNNNNNNNNNNNNNNNNNNNNNNNNNNNNNNNNNNNNNNNNNNNNNNNNNNNNNNNNNNNNNNNNNNNNNNNNNNNNNNNNNNNNNNNNNNNNNNNNNNNNNNNNNNNNNNNNNNNNNNNNNNNNNNNNNNNNNNNNNNNNNNNNNNNNNNNNNNNNNNNNNNNNNNNNNNNNNNNNNNNNNNNNNNNNNNNNNNNNNNNNNNNNNNNNNNNNNNNNNNNNNNNNNNNNNNNNNNNNNNNNNNNNNNNNNNNNNNNNNNNNNNNNNNNNNNNNNNNNNNNNNNNNNNNNNNNNNNNNNNNNNNNNNNNNNNNNNNNNNNNNNNNNNNNNNNNNNNNNNNNNNNNNNNNNNNNNNNNNNNNNNNNNNNNNNNNNNNNNNNNNNNNNNNNNNNNNNNNNNNNNNNNNNNNNNNNNNNNNNNNNNNNNNNNNNNNNNNNNNNNNNNNNNNNNNNNNNNNNNNNNNNNNNNNNNNNNNNNNNNNNNNNNNNNNNNNNNNNNNNNNNNNNNNNNNNNNNNNNNNNNNNNNNNNNNNNNNNNNNNNNNNNNNNNNNNNNNNNNNNNNNNNNNNNNNNNNNNNNNNNNNNNNNNNNNNNNNNNNNNNNNNNNNNNNNNNNNNNNNNNNNNNNNNNNNNNNNNNNNNNNNNNNNNNNNNNNNNNNNNNNNNNNNNNNNNNNNNNNNNNNNNNNNNNNNNNNNNNNNNNNNNNNNNNNNNNNNNNNNNNNNNNNNNNNNNNNNNNNNNNNNNNNNNNNNNNNNNNNNNNNNNNNNNNNNNNNNNNNNNNNNNNNNNNNNNNNNNNNNNNNNNNNNNNNNNNNNNNNNNNNNNNNNNNNNNNNNNNNNNNNNNNNNNNNNNNNNNNNNNNNNNNNNNNNNNNNNNNNNNNNNNNNNNNNNNNNNNNNNNNNNNNNNNNNNNNNNNNNNNNNNNNNNNNNNNNNNNNNNNNNNNNNNNNNNNNNNNNNNNNNNNNNNNNNNNNNNNNNNNNNNNNNNNNNNNNNNNNNNNNNNNNNNNNNNNNNNNNNNNNNNNNNNNNNNNNNNNNNNNNNNNNNNNNNNNNNNNNNNNNNNNNNNNNNNNNNNNNNNNNNNNNNNNNNNNNNNNNNNNNNNNNNNNNNNNNNNNNNNNNNNNNNNNNNNNNNNNNNNNNNNNNNNNNNNNNNNNNNNNNNNNNNNNNNNNNNNNNNNNNNNNNNNNNNNNNNNNNNNNNNNNNNNNNNNNNNNNNNNNNNNNNNNNNNNNNNNNNNNNNNNNNNNNNNNNNNNNNNNNNNNNNNNNNNNNNNNNNNNNNNNNNNNNNNNNNNNNNNNNNNNNNNNNNNNNNNNNNNNNNNNNNNNNNNNNNNNNNNNNNNNNNNNNNNNNNNNNNNNNNNNNNNNNNNNNNNNNNNNNNNNNNNNNNNNNNNNNNNNNNNNNNNNNNNNNNNNNNNNNNNNNNNNNNNNNNNNNNNNNNNNNNNNNNNNNNNNNNNNNNNNNNNNNNNNNNNNNNNNNNNNNNNNNNNNNNNNNNNNNNNNNNNNNNNNNNNNNNNNNNNNNNNNNNNNNNNNNNNNNNNNNNNNNNNNNNNNNNNNNNNNNNNNNNNNNNNNNNNNNNNNNNNNNNNNNNNNNNNNNNNNNNNNNNNNNNNNNNNNNNNNNNNNNNNNNNNNNNNNNNNNNNNNNNNNNNNNNNNNNNNNNNNNNNNNNNNNNNNNNNNNNNNNNNNNNNNNNNNNNNNNNNNNNNNNNNNNNNNNNNNNNNNNNNNNNNNNNNNNNNNNNNNNNNNNNNNNNNNNNNNNNNNNNNNNNNNNNNNNNNNTCGACTGACAATGGCGGCGTGAGAAGTACGCCCACCTTGGTCTGTGATGGTAGCGGCAGCTCGCTTCATGACAGGAACCCAGTCAGGGTCTGTAGCCTCGGTTACCAGAATCGAGCCATCGATAAACTTGTCCATGTCCGACACCGAAGTGAGCAAGCAGATACGCCCAGCAACTGCTTTATCGCCAATAGACAGTCCCGTGGTTAAGGTATGACCACGTTCACCGACCTTGTAGGTCTTAAAGGCAGCCGTGTCACGGCGAGACTGCACAGTCTCAGGTCTGGCTTGGACGATGAAAAGTCTTCCCGAAGTGCCATCCCTAGCCCACTCCATATCCATCGGGCAGCCGTAATGTTCTTCGATGAGACATGCCCATCGTGCTAATTGGAGaatttcttcatcttggagAACATAGGCGGCTCGTTCAGCCCTGGACGTGGGGACATTACGTGTCGGTCTGTACTTATCCCCATAAACCATCTTGATTGACTTGTCGCCGAGTTTCTTGCTTAGAATTAGCGAAAGGTTCATATTGGCCAAGAGAGGCTTGAAAACTTGGTACTCATCTGGGTTGACAGTGCCCTGAACAACATTCTCTCCAAGGCCCCAGGCAGCATTGATGAGCACAATCTTGTCGAATCCACTCTCTGTATCGATAGAGAACATGACGCCCGAACCGCCGATGTCAGAACGAACCATTTGTTGTACTCCGATGGAGAGAGCCACGCTTGCATGGCTGAACTCCTTAATTTGGCGATAGCTGATGGCTCGGTCTGTGAAAAGTGAAGCGTAGCATCGTCGACAGGCATCTAGCAGTGCATCGTCCCCTTGAACATTCAAGTATGTTTCCTGCTGTCCAGCGAAACTAGCATCAGGAAGATCTTCAGCTGTTGCGCTAGATCGTACTGCAACGCTCAGATTGTCAACCTGAGCTTTATCGCACAGGTCGCGATAGCCGGACAAGATGGCCTCTGCAGTATCACCTGGCCAAGTTCCACGCAGGAACAAGTTCCGTATGGCATGGCCTGCCTCAGCAAGGGTCTGATGACCAGCCTGCCATTGACTGACCAGTTCATCGATTTTGCCGCGGATGTTATTGGCATCGACATAGTGCCAATAGGCATAGGAGGATGTCGCGAAGCCTGGTGGCACTGGAATTCCTTTGGGTCCAAGGGCTCGAATCATTTCGCCCAAGGAGGAATTCTTACCGCCGACTAGGCCGACGTCACTTCGAGCCAGATGCTCAAAGTTGAGAACCAGAGGTTCAGCAGTCCAGTCACTGATGGCTACGACCCGTGGCACACTTATGGCTCTTATATGCCCACCGTTAGCAGACAGGCATATAAGTTTATGTTCTCTTTACTCCTCGGATAAGCTCTGTCACGGCCAAGGATAACTGTCGTGAATAATTTCACGGACAGCACGAACGCCGCATCACAACTAGCGCAAGGCAGCACACGGCTGCCTAAAGGCCATCAATGCTGCTTATGACGAAACATAGCTACAAGAAGCCAGCTCCCAGTCCCTCATTAGATAGAAATTAAGAGGTTTCTTCGATTCGATATTTTCCACATGCGAGTGATGACTTTTTCAATCAATGCTATGGCCGAGCTGCCCTGTCTCTATTGTTTTGATACTGCGAATCTCACTGCAAATCCTAGACGCTTTAGGCACCATTAGGGTGCCATATACTTAAGCACTTATTCCTAGAATCTCGACTATGGCTAGCTCATCGCCTATCAGTTCAACATCTGCTCAATTAACAGCCATCGAGCGGCTGGGCTGGGACTTCTACAGCTTCTTCCGTGTTGAGTAtcctgagaagaacaagactcaAATTGGAAGGGTTCGGAAGTCTTATGGTCGAAGGGAATACGTCTGTCTTCACTGCTCAACTCGCTGGAGCAACGGATACACGAGCAATGCCATAACCCATGCACAAAATCGACACCGGCAACTTATCCAGGCTAGTGAGACGTCTCAAAACTCACAGCAATCGACGCAGCCATCCATAGACTCATATATAACATTCCAACCATCCGACAGTGCTCTTCGGAATGTCTTCAATGCTCAACGGTATATTGAGGCAATCGTGGGACTCCTCACGCGGCGTCGGGTCCCATTCTCTTCAGTTACttgggatgagatgaagagtcTTGCCCTGGCATGCAATCCTGCCATTCAAGACTGTCTGATTACGTCCCGTGATCAGGCCATGAAGATCATAAATGCCAACTATGGGCTATATGCTTCCCAGCTTAGAGATCTCATTCAGGGTTCTCAATCGATGATCCACATCTCAACTGACCTCTGGACATCACCGCATCGCCACGCCATGCTAGCAGTGTGTGCTCAATGGGTTGATTATAACTACGCACTTCGAAAGGCGCTCTTAGGAGTGCCAGAATGTCCATTCAGTCATAGTGGTGAGGCCCAGGCAGCCTTGATTGTGGAAGTCCTACGCAACTTCGATATATTGCGGTAGGCTACCACACAGGGGACAATGCAACTTCAAATAATACGTGTTTGGAGGCACTATCAGAGAAATTGAAGGCAGAGCTCCAGGTATGCTTGTCCCCTAGCTAGTTGGATCCTATCTAACATAGAGTGGATCGATTTCAACCCCAAGAGGCGTCGAATCCGGTGCATTGGTCATATCATTAACCTCTCCTTGCAATCCTTCCTTCTTGCCCGATCTAAGGAGGCTCTCACAGCAGCTCTCAATGCTACTATTAGTGATGAGAGTGTGGATATGGTCGACAACTTTGCCGCCACACTAGCAGAAACCATATCACAACAGGAAAAGCCTGTACTGCAAGGTAAAAGGCCCAAATCGACAGCTAAGGCCAGTCAGAAGACTGGCATTGATGAGGACTATACTTGGTGGCAAGGCATTCCAGCTCTCCAGAAGCTCCATAACCTTGCTGTCTGGCTTCGTAGCTCATCGCTCCACAGTGATAGCTGGCGTGATGCTGTCGgcctcagccttggcatTGATAATGCCACACGATGGTCCTCCTGGTATAAAGTGATCGACAATGCCATTAGGAAGAAAGTTGAGATCAGTTAGTTTCTACTTGAGCATGACagagagcttgaagataCTATTCTAACGGGTTCTGAGAGAAAAGCTCTTTGTCGATCCAATTGTGACGGCGTTCTTTGCGGATTTGGCATTACGGTTCAGGAAGATATTCAGAGCCTGCGTCAACTCCTGCTTATCTACCAATCCCTCTTCTTGATGGATGCTCTACTCTTCCACTATGAGAGTGTAAAGGTACAGCACTCGCAGCCTGGCACAATAGATACTCGGATGCTCCATGCCATTGAGATGGGCTGGTTCGTCTTAGACAAATACTATACTATGACTGAAGATGTCCCGGTCTATGCTGCCGCCTTACTACTTGATCCTTCTAAGCGACTAGCATATATTCAGCAAAATTGGCCCCGAGACTGGCATGAGGCAGCTATTGCTGGTGCTCGGGACATCTAGATGACAGAATATCAAGGACTTGCCATCTCAAAGGAACCAGAACGTCGTCCTGCACTGCTACCCTCGAAGAAGGATGGCCAGTTATCGTTTCTTTTCAGGTCAATTGAGGTGAAGCAGAAGGCTATTTCTACAGATTCGGACAATCTGGATTCCTTTATCAACGCTTTGCCTCTTGAAATCGACTGTACTCCTCTTGAGTGGTGGTCTCGTCTTGAGCAACGGGCACAGTATCCACGGCTCAGTCGGATGGCTATCGATATCCTTTCCATCCCATCTGAATCAGCTGAGCCAGAGAGAGCATTCTCAGGTGCTCGACGTACTGCTTCGTGAGACCGGCTTCGAATCACTTGCAAGAATCTTGAGAAGGTGGAATGTATCGGCAACTGGCTACGAGAAGGACTAATTGTCTCCTCCGGGGAGGGTGGATTGGGCCTAGTATGCAATCCACTGGCTGAAAATGATGGGGCACATATGGATGTAGGTCTACAAGACGACTAGAATGCTATAGACGAAGATATAGAGCCATGGCACCTTAATTCTACCCGTTTGGTCGTTGCACGTGATCTTATTGTTGTACAACTGTTGTAAAGGTGGTACNNNNNNNNNNNNNNNNNNNNNNNNNNNNNNNNNNNNNNNNNNNNNNNNNNNNNNNNNNNNNNNNNNNNNNNNNNNNNNNNNNNNNNNNNNNNNNNNNNNNTAAAATTAATCACCCTTCCATCACTCCCCCCAACCTCGACCCCCCGACCCAAGTTTTGTACAAGAATTGGCCTTTTTTGCTCTTTCAGGAACATATCGCCTTGCTCCCCCCCTGCTTCAGCCCCAGAGATGCCTCTTTTCTAGCGCTCGAGGCAGGTTGGCCGATGGGCAAAGGATATACAAGGGACTTGAGACTCTATGTACGTGTCCAACAGTGATTTTACGGTGGCCGAGGCTCGGGTACGTTTCACAAGCCCGCTCATTAGAGACAACAACGATTTCCTCAGAAGCCTACACCGACCGGTTATAAGGGTATGGGTTCTGCGACAGTCTGGATACTTCGTCCGTTGGTTGTGGCACGTTCACGGCAGAGGGCCTTGCGGACTTGTTCCACCGCCAGTGCTCGAGACAGGGTGACGAATAGGTGGCTGAAGAGCATCTCACGCCTACTCAACGGGTCGTCACCGCGTTATTGACTTTATTGCCGCTTGCGGTTTACCACGTATTCCTCGACAATCTTTTAGCGTCAGTAAAACACTTCAAAGCACTTCGTTCAAGCCAGGTAGGAGCGTCCGGAACCTGACACAAGGATAGCGGCGTTAATGAGCTACTCGTTGCTGAGAAGGATAGGGAAGGAAAGGGAATCCCTTGGGGCCAAATGCACTGCATTCCGACAAAGGATGGAAAGGTACGTGGTAGCAGTGGGTTGTATTGGCATGCGATTGCTGCTAATATTTTATTACCACAACGTATGTAAATCAGTTTAGCTGGAAGGATAAcgctcttgttctttttcttacGACTGTCTTTCGTGAAGGAAACCAAGTCATAGGGGGTCGCCGATGGCCTGCCGGCTCCTCTGCCGCCAACCGAGCTGCGCGGGAGGTATTTGGGTCCGAGTTGGGAAAGGATCTCCGTGTGCCGTTGGGGATCGACGAATATAGCCACCATACGAATGGCGTTGACACTGGAGACCAGCTGAGGTCTTATAACCAATACTCACGGCCCATCAGGAGAGGAGGATGGCAGTCAATAGCCTGGAACTTCCTCCTCGAAGTAATACTCGTCAATAGTTTTCTACTTCAAATCTGGGGTGAGCCAGAGTGGAAGGCCTTCGAGAGCCAATACCAATGGCGGAGACACCTATCTGCCCAATTAATTCAGCGTTTCGGGTCGTCAGTACAAGCACGGCGACATGCCCGGCCACGAAGAGTCTCAGATAAAAGGAATGATAGGATTCCATGGGCAAGAGCATAGTCGAAGTCAGCGCGGTTCTAACTCCCC contains these protein-coding regions:
- a CDS encoding pyruvate, water dikinase (At least one base has a quality score < 10) translates to MIRALGPKGIPVPPGFATSSYAYWHYVDANNIRGKIDELVSQWQAGHQTLAEAGHAIRNLFLRGTWPGDTAEAILSGYRDLCDKAQVDNLSVAVRSSATAEDLPDASFAGQQETYLNVQGDDALLDACRRCYASLFTDRAISYRQIKEFSHASVALSIGVQQMVRSDIGGSGVMFSIDTESGFDKIVLINAAWGLGENVVQGTVNPDEYQVFKPLLANMNLSLILSKKLGDKSIKMVYGDKYRPTRNVPTSRAERAAYVLQDEEILQLARWACLIEEHYGCPMDMEWARDGTSGRLFIVQARPETVQSRRDTAAFKTYKLLGVSACSLRCRTWTSLSMARFW
- a CDS encoding L-lactate dehydrogenase — its product is MGSASRVAIVGVGEVGGAVAYNLALNSIPGELLLVDLDLNLRNAQIEDLSDVIYSTNSSTRVRPATYREAAQSDLVVITAASKHTLGQTTVDYTSRNTSMIREVMEAMKPFRPDTVLLVVANPVDLLTSIAKDMAGLPSSQVIGTGTTLDTYRLRGMVASRALVSTRDSNKRLNLSNTAPL